From a single Apium graveolens cultivar Ventura chromosome 2, ASM990537v1, whole genome shotgun sequence genomic region:
- the LOC141703958 gene encoding uncharacterized protein LOC141703958 encodes MDGENQNNNENQGNNDEGGNVFDQLAETLAVLVNQQPKPNIVSQFKRLNPPTFDGATDPAIVEMWIQEMEKAFGLLGSNEEQKVTLAVYQLQGSAYDWWLMEKRKNETTNLEENHEPYTWAKFKKALEDKYFPRTVHLQKERDFIRLQQGGRTVIEYEAEFAKLAKYASTLVADESSRARRLEEGLRSDIRNSVASFELQTYEAVLNKALVIERGLAESEKASGSWNKRRFTQTSGQSFQGGPLKKPHVYDNIGGQGDRETCTRCGKNHPDKVCRWNTGACFHCGEVGHKISNCPHNPPPPPRKEADNKMGKGRVFQLTGNDNYRN; translated from the coding sequence ATGGATGGAGAAAATCAGAACAACAATGAAAATCAGGGCAATAATGATGAAGGAGGAAACGTCTTTGACCAGCTGGCTGAAACTCTAGCTGTACTTGTGAATCAGCAACCGAAGCCCAACATCGTCTCTCAATTCAAGCGTTTGAACCCGCCAACTTTTGATGGAGCTACAGACCCGGCTATCGTTGAGATGTGGATCcaagagatggaaaaagctttcGGACTTCTGGGGAGCAATGAGGAACAGAAGGTGACCTTAGCTGTGTACCAATTGCAAGGAAGCGCTTACGACTGGTGGCTTATGGAAAAGAGGAAGAATGAGACGACAAATCTTGAAGAAAATCATGAACCGTACACTTGGGCAAAGTTCAAGAAGGCTTTAGAGGACAAGTACTTTCCGAGAACAGTTCATCTGCAGAAAGAGAGGGACTTCATTCGACTTCAACAAGGTGGAAGAACCGTCATTGAATACGAAGCAGAATTTGCAAAGCTTGCGAAGTACGCGTCGACCCTAGTAGCAGATGAGAGCAGTCGAGCACGAAGATTAGAGGAGGGACTTCGAAGTGACATCAGGAATTCAGTGGCGTCGTTTGAACTTCAGACGTACGAGGCTGTCCTCAACAAGGCGTTAGTGATCGAAAGGGGCTTGGCAGAATCTGAAAAGGCGTCTGGCAGTTGGAATAAGAGGCGGTTCACTCAAACTAGTGGGCAATCTTTTCAAGGGGGACCACTCAAGAAGCCACACGTGTACGATAACATCGGGGGTCAAGGTGATCGAGAGACGTGTACCAGGTGCGGCAAGAATCATCCGGACAAAGTCTGTCGTTGGAATACAGGTGCTTGTTTTCATTGCGGAGAAGTAGGACATAAGATTTCGAATTGTCCGCACAATCCGCCACCGCCACCAAGGAAGGAAGCAGATAACAAGATGGGCAAAGGACGTGTGTTTCAGCTGACAGGAAATGACAACTATCGCAATTAA